The Alteriqipengyuania halimionae genome contains a region encoding:
- a CDS encoding AI-2E family transporter, whose translation MAGETVKPGSREEGTPSGQQPASASPTNPAPSPTRRLLAEQELRLISTLVVMLGVGLFLALPFVLSIGSVVFLPITTALILTIILSPLADKFGEWGVPNVLSSLLSITLFLALLVAALLTVLQPALDLIDQLPAFLARIGERIMQLRGAFAWIADAAAQMERVLGSPNDREVVVASPSLIQQLALATPSVLVETLVTFLMAFFMIEARGRWRRQLLLGRTDYGASLKAARVLRDVQDRVAQYFATVATINFVIGVIVSIGAWSFGMTAPLMWGGLAGLLNFLPYLGPMAMTVFLTLYGLSSDGNVAVALIPAFAYIGLHTIEANVVTPSVLGVRFTINPVVILIAISYFAWIWGVVGALLSVPIVITLKALFQHIGKPNLLGFAFGETLFPQAAERVDPA comes from the coding sequence ATGGCCGGAGAGACGGTGAAACCGGGGAGCAGAGAAGAGGGCACACCCTCGGGCCAGCAACCCGCGTCCGCGTCTCCGACGAACCCTGCGCCTTCACCCACACGCCGCCTACTCGCCGAACAGGAATTGCGCCTGATCTCGACGCTGGTCGTGATGCTGGGCGTCGGGCTGTTTCTCGCCCTGCCATTCGTGCTGTCGATCGGCTCGGTGGTGTTCCTGCCGATCACGACGGCCTTAATCCTGACGATCATCCTTTCCCCGCTGGCCGACAAGTTCGGCGAGTGGGGTGTGCCCAACGTGCTGTCCTCGCTCCTCTCGATCACGCTGTTTCTTGCGCTCCTTGTCGCCGCGCTGCTGACCGTGCTGCAACCCGCGCTCGACCTGATCGACCAATTGCCCGCTTTCCTCGCGCGGATCGGCGAGCGCATCATGCAATTGCGTGGCGCTTTCGCCTGGATCGCCGATGCCGCGGCACAAATGGAACGCGTGCTCGGCAGCCCCAACGATCGCGAAGTGGTGGTCGCGTCGCCATCGCTGATCCAGCAACTCGCGCTCGCCACGCCTAGCGTGCTGGTCGAGACGCTCGTCACCTTCCTGATGGCGTTTTTCATGATCGAGGCGCGCGGGCGCTGGCGGCGGCAATTGCTGCTGGGCCGCACCGATTACGGCGCCAGCCTCAAGGCGGCGCGCGTGCTGCGCGACGTGCAGGATCGGGTGGCCCAGTATTTCGCGACTGTCGCTACGATCAATTTCGTCATTGGAGTGATCGTGTCGATCGGCGCCTGGAGTTTCGGCATGACGGCCCCGCTGATGTGGGGCGGGCTCGCCGGGCTGCTCAATTTCCTGCCCTATCTCGGGCCGATGGCGATGACGGTGTTCCTGACGCTTTATGGCCTGTCGAGCGACGGCAATGTCGCGGTCGCGCTGATCCCGGCTTTTGCCTATATCGGCCTGCACACGATCGAGGCCAATGTGGTGACACCCTCGGTGCTTGGCGTGCGCTTCACGATCAACCCGGTCGTGATCCTGATCGCGATCAGCTATTTCGCCTGGATCTGGGGCGTGGTCGGCGCGCTGCTGTCGGTGCCGATCGTCATCACGCTCAAGGCCTTGTTCCAGCATATCGGCAAGCCCAACCTGCTGGGCTTCGCTTTCGGCGAGACGCTGTTTCCGCAAGCGGCCGAGCGCGTCGATCCCGCATAG
- a CDS encoding sigma-70 family RNA polymerase sigma factor, whose protein sequence is MSERTAQDAADFKRELTEVIPHLRAFARGLCGRPDMADDLVQEALMKAWAAQERFEPGTSMRAWTFVILRNAYLTDMRRNRFRGDYDDKVAERILTAPAGQEDPLHLSDMHRALLTLPPERREALLLVGAGGFSYEEAAEICGCAIGTIKSRVGRARAALNSMLADGDIPNRSIDDAGAHRAILEELDDVAAGDGVTGRN, encoded by the coding sequence ATGAGCGAGCGTACCGCACAAGACGCCGCGGACTTCAAACGCGAACTGACCGAAGTCATCCCGCATCTGCGTGCGTTTGCACGCGGCCTTTGCGGACGGCCCGACATGGCCGACGATCTCGTGCAGGAAGCGCTGATGAAAGCCTGGGCGGCCCAGGAACGGTTCGAGCCGGGCACATCGATGCGGGCGTGGACCTTCGTGATCCTGCGCAATGCTTATCTCACCGACATGCGGCGCAATCGTTTTCGCGGCGATTACGACGACAAAGTCGCCGAACGTATTCTGACCGCCCCGGCCGGACAGGAAGACCCGCTGCACCTTTCGGACATGCATCGCGCGCTGCTGACCCTGCCGCCCGAACGGCGCGAGGCGCTGTTGCTGGTGGGCGCAGGTGGCTTTTCCTACGAGGAAGCGGCTGAAATCTGCGGATGCGCGATCGGCACGATCAAAAGCCGTGTGGGCCGTGCCCGCGCCGCGCTCAATTCGATGCTCGCCGATGGCGATATTCCCAATCGATCGATCGATGATGCCGGCGCACACCGCGCGATCCTCGAAGAGCTTGACGATGTCGCCGCCGGCGACGGCGTAACCGGCCGCAACTAG
- a CDS encoding NepR family anti-sigma factor, with protein sequence MASKDTKPSGKSHDDKAGDDKKARDEQSGPEWARGLRDLYDDVVEEPLPSSFHDLLARLDEPKK encoded by the coding sequence ATGGCATCCAAGGATACCAAGCCTTCAGGCAAGTCGCACGACGATAAAGCGGGCGACGACAAAAAGGCGCGCGATGAGCAAAGCGGGCCCGAGTGGGCGCGCGGTCTGCGCGATCTTTACGACGACGTGGTCGAGGAACCATTGCCCTCCAGCTTCCATGATCTGCTCGCTAGGTTGGACGAACCCAAGAAATGA
- a CDS encoding CHASE domain-containing protein, with protein sequence MSVFAIEKSEKERDRAQLEQTAEALGAALEAQSLTAVAYLRAGAAYVGAEDELEAQGFEEFFTEMREDARYRGVVGIGWAPRVAINDIEAFQDAVRDGGRSDFMVERPRDDADGYIVPVRFINPPTLSNRNLVGYDISSDAQISAALESAEKTGRTTASGPINLGNTPDGDARPGFMLVMPVYDSEFGYRQLTGYVFSPFEARGFLEDALESEALDGVSVELSDESGPQPELLARAGAVDMEADLEITSETLFVAAREWRLHISTPATRALSNLSLATLLFGLLASILIVAIARLLTAQATEDSEALTWLEEQNAIRDTLTRELNHRVKNTLANVLSIISLTRRRAEDIDEFAESLGGRIRALSATHDLLTQSDWGTTPVGAVIAAEIAPYRQEKGGQLRLDGPEVELAPNDALSLGLAVHELATNASKYGSLSVPDGELDVTWELVAKNLVRVHWRECGGPAVPQDEARARGFGTQLISKIVAHELRNPVDLRFEPEGVECTLTVPVRTPAEFGLRAPRTPAAPPAAEGK encoded by the coding sequence ATGTCGGTTTTCGCGATCGAGAAAAGCGAAAAGGAGCGCGATCGCGCGCAACTCGAGCAGACCGCAGAGGCGCTCGGCGCGGCGCTCGAAGCGCAATCGCTCACCGCTGTCGCCTACCTGCGGGCAGGCGCCGCCTATGTCGGCGCCGAAGACGAGCTCGAGGCGCAGGGGTTCGAAGAATTCTTCACCGAGATGCGCGAAGATGCGCGCTATCGCGGCGTCGTGGGTATCGGCTGGGCACCGCGGGTGGCAATCAACGATATCGAGGCGTTTCAGGATGCCGTGCGCGATGGTGGGCGCTCCGATTTCATGGTCGAGCGTCCGCGCGACGACGCCGACGGCTATATCGTGCCGGTGCGCTTCATCAATCCGCCCACGCTCTCCAACCGCAATCTCGTCGGTTACGACATTTCTTCCGACGCCCAGATCTCCGCGGCGCTCGAAAGTGCAGAGAAAACCGGCCGCACGACCGCCAGCGGCCCGATCAATCTCGGCAACACTCCCGATGGGGACGCGCGCCCCGGCTTCATGCTGGTGATGCCGGTCTATGATAGCGAGTTCGGCTACCGCCAGCTGACCGGCTATGTGTTCAGCCCGTTCGAGGCACGCGGCTTCCTTGAAGATGCGCTGGAAAGCGAAGCGCTTGACGGGGTATCGGTCGAACTGAGTGACGAAAGCGGTCCGCAGCCGGAGTTGCTGGCGCGCGCCGGCGCGGTCGACATGGAAGCCGATCTCGAGATCACCAGCGAAACGCTGTTCGTGGCAGCGCGAGAATGGCGTCTGCACATTTCGACTCCCGCGACGCGGGCTCTGTCCAACCTCTCGCTAGCGACGCTGCTATTCGGGCTGCTGGCATCGATCCTGATCGTTGCGATCGCGCGCCTCCTGACGGCGCAGGCGACCGAAGACAGCGAAGCATTGACCTGGCTCGAAGAGCAGAACGCGATTCGCGACACGCTCACCCGCGAATTGAACCACCGGGTCAAGAATACCCTGGCCAATGTGCTGTCGATCATTTCCCTCACCCGCCGCCGGGCCGAAGACATCGACGAATTTGCCGAGAGCCTCGGCGGACGGATCCGCGCGCTTTCGGCGACCCATGATTTGCTGACCCAATCCGACTGGGGAACCACCCCCGTCGGCGCGGTGATCGCCGCCGAGATCGCGCCCTACCGACAGGAAAAGGGCGGACAGCTGAGGCTCGACGGCCCCGAAGTCGAACTCGCGCCCAACGATGCACTCTCGCTCGGTCTTGCAGTCCATGAATTGGCGACCAATGCGTCCAAATACGGTTCGCTCAGCGTCCCCGATGGAGAGCTGGACGTTACGTGGGAGCTGGTTGCAAAGAATCTGGTCCGGGTACACTGGCGCGAATGCGGCGGCCCTGCCGTCCCGCAGGACGAAGCCCGCGCGCGCGGGTTCGGCACCCAGCTAATAAGCAAGATCGTCGCACATGAATTGCGCAACCCTGTCGATTTGCGGTTCGAGCCAGAGGGTGTCGAATGTACGCTTACCGTGCCGGTCCGCACACCGGCCGAGTTCGGACTGCGCGCCCCGCGCACTCCCGCAGCGCCGCCTGCTGCCGAAGGCAAGTAA
- a CDS encoding response regulator has product MTIGEEIAAHLPYLRRYARALTGSQATGDAFVRATLEAALSDDDLRDSLQGGRVPLYRAFNKVWASAYIDDRDESASDADTREGAVQSSLAAATPVSRQALLLTTLEDFSDEEAAEIMDMDEADVRRLVQEAIDEIDRESATSVLIIEDEPLISMQLEDLVKNLGHDVCGTAATRTQAQEVVAEKRPGLVLADIQLADGSSGLDAVDDILALGDVPVIFITAYPERLLTGDRPEPTYLVTKPFKESTVRAAISQALFFNDNDDD; this is encoded by the coding sequence ATGACGATTGGCGAAGAAATTGCCGCCCACCTGCCGTACCTGCGCCGCTACGCCCGCGCACTGACCGGATCGCAAGCGACCGGCGATGCGTTCGTTCGCGCGACGCTCGAAGCGGCGCTGTCGGACGACGATTTGCGGGATTCGCTGCAGGGGGGCCGGGTGCCGCTTTATCGCGCATTCAACAAGGTTTGGGCGAGCGCCTATATCGACGATCGCGATGAAAGCGCGTCGGATGCGGATACCCGCGAAGGCGCGGTTCAATCGAGCCTAGCTGCGGCCACGCCGGTTAGCCGACAGGCCCTGCTGCTCACCACGCTGGAGGATTTCTCCGACGAGGAAGCGGCCGAGATCATGGACATGGACGAAGCCGATGTCCGCCGACTGGTGCAGGAAGCGATCGACGAAATCGATCGCGAAAGCGCGACCAGCGTGCTCATCATCGAAGACGAGCCGCTGATCTCGATGCAGCTCGAAGATCTGGTGAAGAACCTCGGTCACGATGTTTGCGGCACCGCCGCGACGCGCACCCAGGCACAGGAAGTCGTCGCCGAAAAGCGTCCCGGCCTCGTTCTGGCCGATATCCAGCTGGCCGATGGCAGTTCGGGTCTCGACGCGGTCGACGATATCCTCGCGCTGGGCGATGTTCCGGTGATCTTCATTACCGCCTATCCCGAGCGCCTGCTCACCGGCGACCGGCCCGAGCCGACCTATCTGGTGACCAAGCCGTTCAAGGAATCGACCGTGCGCGCGGCGATCAGCCAGGCGCTGTTCTTCAACGACAACGACGACGACTAA
- a CDS encoding Crp/Fnr family transcriptional regulator — protein MRPHDPDRVAILQEFKEGELQLSRNAALLNQGAPSPHIYTVLDGVLLRQVKLEDGSRQIVNFMFPGDLVGLQAAIDQNMEHSVEALTDATLCVFQRDKFSDLIARQPHFAYDVIWLAAKEESALESHLVALGKRNAHERVAYLAVYLVQRGIQTGLAQDNGEARLSIPITQRQIADMLGLSLVHTNRTMQALRQSNLLHWDSDTIIIEDMDAACDYAKFDGLNGAPRPYL, from the coding sequence TTGCGCCCCCATGATCCGGATCGCGTCGCCATCCTGCAGGAATTCAAGGAAGGCGAGCTCCAGCTCAGCCGCAATGCCGCCCTCCTCAACCAGGGTGCGCCAAGCCCCCATATCTACACCGTGCTCGATGGTGTTCTGCTGCGGCAGGTGAAGCTGGAGGATGGCAGTCGCCAGATCGTCAATTTCATGTTCCCCGGCGACCTCGTCGGTCTCCAGGCGGCAATCGACCAGAATATGGAGCATTCGGTCGAGGCGCTGACCGATGCTACCCTCTGCGTGTTCCAGCGTGACAAGTTCAGCGATCTGATCGCCCGGCAGCCGCATTTCGCCTACGACGTGATCTGGCTTGCAGCAAAAGAAGAATCCGCGCTCGAAAGCCATCTCGTGGCGTTGGGCAAACGCAACGCGCATGAACGCGTCGCCTATCTTGCGGTCTATCTCGTCCAGCGCGGCATCCAGACAGGCCTCGCGCAAGACAATGGAGAAGCGCGGCTGTCGATCCCGATCACGCAAAGGCAGATCGCCGATATGCTCGGCCTGTCGTTGGTCCACACCAACCGCACCATGCAGGCGCTGCGACAATCGAACCTGCTGCACTGGGACAGCGACACGATCATCATCGAGGATATGGATGCCGCCTGCGACTACGCCAAGTTCGACGGACTAAACGGGGCGCCTCGCCCCTACCTGTAA
- a CDS encoding response regulator, with the protein MGKPAASGKTARLGSILVVEDDPVLALNLEAVLKDRGAKQVMICQTTQQALEALDEASFDAIVLDVHLADRSDGWTVAELVCELGPRPPAFIFATGAPDAIPDEVAELGIVLEKPYEPHALVDEIERQRNSGGVLSRLRDIIARR; encoded by the coding sequence ATGGGAAAGCCTGCTGCTTCGGGAAAAACTGCACGACTGGGTTCGATCCTGGTGGTGGAGGATGATCCCGTGCTCGCTTTGAACCTCGAAGCGGTGCTCAAGGATCGCGGTGCCAAGCAGGTCATGATCTGCCAGACCACCCAGCAAGCGCTCGAGGCGCTCGACGAGGCCTCGTTCGACGCGATCGTTCTCGATGTCCATCTGGCCGATCGCAGCGATGGATGGACCGTGGCCGAACTGGTCTGCGAACTCGGGCCGCGCCCGCCCGCTTTCATTTTCGCGACCGGCGCGCCCGATGCGATCCCCGATGAAGTCGCAGAACTCGGCATCGTGTTGGAAAAACCCTATGAGCCGCACGCCTTGGTCGACGAGATCGAGCGGCAGCGCAATTCGGGCGGCGTCCTCTCGCGCCTGCGCGATATTATCGCGCGGCGTTAG
- a CDS encoding GNAT family protein, which produces MSDQIRIEAVSGKRELSAFIDCAYRLNASDPNWIAPLRSEMVELLTPGKNPFFEHARVQLFLARRGGEVVGRISAHIDELALGQPPEQGMGPGTGNWGLFEAVDETVGAALITRAEEWLREQGMTRILAPISMSVWEEPGLLVKGNDHPPTVMMGHDDVRYQGWIEALGYGRAKSLLTYELDITQKFPLLLQRIIASGERNEKIVIRKVDKSQFERDARIIMHILNDAWSDNWGFVPFTEKEIAYTGKKLKPLVFADLIMIAELEGEPVAFMMTLPDANEVIGGLDGSLLPFGWLKMLRWLRKPRVKTMRVPLMGVLKKLQSSRMASQLAFMMIEYIRRASVSEYGATRGEIGWILEDNKGMIAIAEAIESRVNREYVIYDKAL; this is translated from the coding sequence ATGAGCGACCAGATAAGGATCGAAGCGGTTTCGGGCAAGCGCGAGCTCTCCGCATTTATCGATTGTGCCTATCGGCTGAATGCATCTGACCCGAACTGGATCGCGCCGTTGCGCAGCGAGATGGTCGAGTTGCTGACGCCGGGCAAGAACCCGTTTTTCGAGCATGCGCGGGTGCAATTGTTCCTCGCACGCCGGGGCGGCGAAGTGGTCGGCAGGATATCGGCGCATATCGACGAGTTGGCGCTGGGGCAGCCTCCGGAGCAGGGCATGGGGCCGGGTACCGGCAATTGGGGGCTGTTCGAAGCGGTCGACGAGACGGTCGGCGCAGCTCTCATCACGCGTGCGGAGGAGTGGCTTCGCGAGCAGGGCATGACGCGCATTCTCGCCCCGATCTCGATGTCGGTGTGGGAAGAGCCAGGCCTGCTGGTCAAGGGGAACGACCATCCCCCGACGGTAATGATGGGGCATGACGATGTGCGTTACCAAGGCTGGATCGAAGCGCTCGGGTATGGTCGCGCGAAGTCGCTGCTGACCTATGAGCTCGACATCACACAGAAATTCCCGCTCTTGCTCCAGCGCATCATCGCCAGTGGCGAGCGCAACGAAAAGATCGTGATCCGCAAGGTCGACAAGTCGCAGTTCGAGCGTGACGCGCGGATCATCATGCACATCCTCAACGATGCCTGGTCGGACAATTGGGGATTCGTGCCCTTCACCGAGAAGGAGATTGCCTACACCGGCAAGAAGCTGAAACCACTGGTGTTCGCGGATCTGATCATGATCGCTGAGCTCGAAGGCGAGCCGGTGGCGTTCATGATGACCCTGCCCGATGCCAATGAAGTGATCGGCGGCCTCGACGGATCGCTGCTTCCCTTCGGTTGGCTCAAGATGTTGCGCTGGCTTCGCAAGCCTCGGGTCAAGACGATGCGGGTGCCGCTGATGGGCGTGCTCAAGAAGCTGCAGAGCTCGCGGATGGCGAGCCAGCTCGCTTTCATGATGATCGAATATATCCGCCGCGCATCGGTCAGCGAATACGGAGCCACTCGCGGTGAGATTGGCTGGATCCTCGAGGACAACAAGGGGATGATCGCGATCGCCGAAGCGATCGAGAGCCGGGTAAATCGCGAATACGTGATCTACGACAAGGCACTTTAG
- a CDS encoding fatty acid desaturase family protein: MASEPTTPLAARGTLPRDAAPVRERIADDKPMLRAAMAITKDLGTANPRIYWPDMLASVAVGYAALAGAILVDNLWAAIAFGIVSMLAIYRALMFIHEISHLHRNALPGFRTAWNWLIGVPLLTPSFMYEGVHTLHHKRTQYGTIEDPEYLPLALMNWWSLPVFVLVALLAPVALLFRYAVLNPLSVIFPPLRQIVWQRFSALSINPDFRRRPPEGDLKPRVLKQEIGGTLWSWFVLASPFWLGWKPLLVALGVFSAVALANQIRTLVAHLWENDGEAMTVTAQYLDSVNVPPPSPLAVLWAPVGLRYHALHHLMPSMPYHSLGEAHRRLKEGLEVDSSYHGANYPGLRPLVVRLSRSTMRPRP, from the coding sequence ATGGCCAGCGAACCCACCACCCCCCTTGCCGCTCGAGGCACCTTGCCGCGCGATGCCGCGCCGGTCCGCGAACGGATCGCCGACGACAAACCGATGCTGCGCGCGGCCATGGCGATCACCAAGGACCTCGGCACGGCCAATCCGCGCATCTATTGGCCGGACATGCTGGCCTCGGTCGCAGTGGGCTATGCCGCGCTGGCCGGTGCGATCCTGGTCGATAATCTCTGGGCGGCCATCGCATTCGGCATAGTCTCGATGCTGGCGATCTACCGTGCGCTGATGTTCATCCATGAAATCAGCCACCTCCATCGCAACGCCCTGCCGGGCTTCCGCACCGCCTGGAACTGGCTGATCGGCGTGCCGCTGCTGACTCCGTCCTTCATGTATGAAGGCGTCCACACGCTGCACCACAAGCGCACGCAGTACGGGACGATCGAGGATCCGGAATACCTGCCGCTGGCGCTGATGAACTGGTGGTCGCTGCCCGTCTTCGTGCTGGTCGCGTTGCTGGCCCCCGTTGCGCTGCTGTTCCGCTATGCGGTGCTCAACCCGCTGAGCGTGATTTTCCCGCCGCTGCGCCAGATCGTGTGGCAGCGCTTTTCCGCGCTTTCGATCAATCCCGATTTTCGCCGCCGCCCGCCCGAAGGCGATCTCAAGCCACGCGTCCTCAAACAGGAAATCGGCGGCACGCTGTGGTCGTGGTTCGTCCTTGCGAGCCCGTTCTGGCTGGGCTGGAAGCCGCTGCTGGTCGCGCTCGGGGTGTTTTCGGCCGTCGCTCTGGCCAACCAGATACGCACGCTGGTTGCGCATCTGTGGGAGAACGATGGCGAAGCGATGACAGTGACCGCGCAATATCTCGATTCGGTCAACGTTCCGCCGCCTTCTCCGCTCGCGGTGCTGTGGGCGCCGGTCGGCCTGCGCTATCACGCGCTGCACCACCTGATGCCATCGATGCCCTATCATTCGCTGGGAGAGGCCCATCGTCGGTTGAAGGAAGGTCTCGAGGTGGATTCGAGCTATCACGGTGCGAACTATCCCGGACTGCGTCCGCTGGTCGTTCGCCTCTCGCGCTCGACCATGCGCCCGCGGCCCTGA
- a CDS encoding GNAT family N-acetyltransferase — translation MTDWALRLARPGDAAAFPDVERSAARAFATVEGLESLVDAWPMPEERHRLLIAKGHCLTALVDEEVAGFLAGERFGRALHIWEMSVADPFQRRGIGAGLVRASTIDAANVGCQSVTLTTFADVAWNAPFYKRLGFEPIDDLATWPRLAGLLADERASFGAVHERVAMVRFSGP, via the coding sequence GTGACCGACTGGGCGCTCCGCTTGGCGCGTCCCGGCGATGCGGCTGCCTTTCCCGATGTCGAACGCAGCGCAGCCCGCGCCTTCGCGACGGTGGAGGGGCTCGAAAGCCTGGTCGATGCCTGGCCGATGCCCGAAGAACGGCATCGCCTGCTGATCGCCAAGGGGCACTGCCTCACGGCGCTGGTCGACGAAGAGGTCGCGGGGTTCCTCGCCGGCGAACGGTTCGGGCGGGCCTTGCACATCTGGGAGATGTCGGTCGCCGACCCATTCCAGCGGCGCGGTATCGGAGCGGGACTGGTGCGAGCCTCGACCATCGATGCTGCGAATGTCGGCTGCCAGAGCGTCACCCTGACGACTTTTGCCGATGTGGCTTGGAATGCGCCGTTCTACAAGCGGTTGGGGTTCGAGCCGATCGATGACCTTGCTACGTGGCCGCGGCTCGCCGGGCTGCTCGCGGACGAGCGCGCCAGTTTCGGCGCGGTCCATGAACGGGTGGCGATGGTTCGCTTTTCAGGCCCCTAG
- the lptG gene encoding LPS export ABC transporter permease LptG, which produces MQFDFFPSKTLTIYLAKLFVVRVLAVLLMLVLVLQALDLLSQSSKVLAYEGNGQAELLRYIGYRMPQLVARFLPYSVLLATIVTLMTLNQNSEVVAMKAAGLSAHQVLAPLLLAAMVVSAVSFAFNERIVTRASAALSAWQAVDYGPVPEESGVRTSVYLRDGDNILAARTLSGEGDAMRMAGVEWFRRDAEGRVVETISAPRATYASPGWLFEEPLRFDVASAQQVPIDPVLIAKGVSPRQAELGKIDPESMSITQLGAAIDELSDSGRRTAELESKWWHKLAGPLSALLMPLLGAIAAFGLARSGQLFMRAIIAMLLGFSYFVVDNAALAMGNFGAYPPFVAAWAPFLLFLLIGETVLVRTEE; this is translated from the coding sequence ATGCAGTTTGATTTCTTCCCCTCGAAAACGCTGACGATCTATCTCGCGAAGCTTTTCGTGGTCCGCGTCCTCGCCGTGCTGCTGATGCTGGTGCTGGTCCTGCAGGCGCTCGATCTGCTGTCGCAAAGTTCCAAAGTACTCGCCTATGAGGGCAACGGACAGGCCGAGCTGCTGCGCTATATCGGCTATCGCATGCCGCAACTGGTGGCACGTTTCCTGCCCTATTCGGTGCTGCTGGCGACGATCGTCACATTGATGACGCTCAACCAGAACTCGGAAGTGGTGGCGATGAAGGCGGCGGGTCTGTCGGCGCATCAAGTGCTTGCGCCGCTCCTGTTGGCCGCGATGGTCGTCTCGGCGGTGAGCTTTGCTTTCAACGAGCGGATCGTGACCCGTGCCTCTGCCGCGCTGAGCGCGTGGCAGGCGGTGGATTACGGTCCGGTGCCGGAGGAAAGCGGCGTGCGAACCAGCGTCTATTTGCGCGATGGCGACAATATTCTCGCCGCGCGGACACTGTCCGGCGAAGGCGATGCCATGCGGATGGCGGGGGTCGAGTGGTTCCGCCGCGATGCCGAAGGCCGGGTGGTCGAGACGATCTCGGCTCCGCGCGCGACCTACGCTTCGCCCGGATGGCTGTTCGAGGAGCCGCTGCGCTTCGATGTCGCCAGCGCGCAGCAAGTGCCGATCGACCCGGTCCTGATCGCCAAGGGAGTATCGCCCAGGCAGGCCGAGCTCGGCAAGATCGATCCGGAATCGATGTCGATCACCCAATTGGGCGCGGCGATCGACGAACTGTCGGATTCGGGCCGCAGGACCGCTGAACTCGAGAGCAAGTGGTGGCACAAGCTGGCCGGCCCGCTTTCGGCCTTGCTGATGCCGCTGCTGGGCGCGATCGCGGCTTTCGGGCTCGCGCGTTCGGGTCAGCTGTTCATGCGCGCTATCATCGCGATGCTGCTCGGTTTTTCCTACTTCGTGGTCGACAATGCTGCCTTGGCGATGGGCAATTTCGGAGCTTATCCGCCCTTCGTTGCGGCATGGGCCCCGTTTCTGCTGTTCCTCCTGATCGGCGAGACCGTACTCGTCCGCACCGAAGAGTGA